The proteins below are encoded in one region of Desulfovibrio sp. Huiquan2017:
- a CDS encoding glycyl radical protein — MECCLSHQEQMLENKLKGLDNPYRETHKRVFKILESIENLTPSIDIQRALYFTKSMQETEGEHLTLRWAKALYNIAENIDVYIDDDNLLCGRAGAQGRYGILYPELDGDFLDLALKELPNRESSPFTISQADADVVVHEIAPYWKGKTYHEALNKAFAPETHALTYNDPDGLHSRYIVNETSSFRSCLQWVHDYEVILKRGFGGIRKEMQEKLDALDPLSPVDNVEKKPFIEAIILVCDAVILWANRHAALAEQKASEEKDPVRKAELREMARICSKVPEHPAETFYEAVQSQWFTQMFSRLEQKTGTIVSNGRMDQYLYPYYEKDVEAGTMDEVKAMELIECMFVSMAQFIDLYISPQGGDFNEGYAHWEAVTIGGQTKDGLDATNELSYLFLRSKREFPHHYPDLAARIHARAPQRFLAEIAETIKEGSGFPKLINDEEVIPLHLAKGAKFSEIYDYAISGCAEIRMPNRDTYTSGCPYINFAAAVEMVLYNGKMLKYGDRQLAPATGDPCLFETFDDFLAAYTVQHRNLLKHGFAQEVSVIKLRKDHFAAPLADAMHALCRKHCIDIHQPDVPEGIDLGYFEVIGFGTVVDSLAAIKKLVFEDKKLTMQQVIDACKADFKGYEDVQALLKTAPCYGNNDPYADEIGKYVDALSVEFAEKYQDELGVHLDVRYVPFTSHVPFGRVVSATPNGRVAWYPLSDGSSASHGADKNGPTAILMSNYTTKNFNHRERAARLVNIKFTPKCLEGEEGTRKLVDLIRAYCDLRLWHIQFNVINAETLIKAQQHPEQYRNLIVRIAGYSAYFCDLSKDLQDDLIARTAHETI, encoded by the coding sequence ATGGAATGCTGCCTTTCACACCAAGAACAGATGTTGGAAAACAAGCTCAAGGGACTCGATAACCCGTATAGGGAAACCCACAAACGCGTGTTCAAGATTCTTGAAAGCATCGAGAACCTGACCCCTTCCATAGACATCCAGCGCGCCCTGTATTTCACCAAGTCCATGCAGGAGACGGAAGGCGAGCATCTGACCCTGCGCTGGGCCAAGGCCCTGTACAACATCGCCGAGAACATCGACGTCTACATCGACGACGACAACCTTCTCTGCGGCCGCGCCGGCGCCCAGGGCCGCTACGGCATCCTCTACCCCGAGCTGGACGGCGACTTCCTGGACCTGGCCCTCAAGGAACTGCCCAACCGTGAAAGCTCTCCGTTCACCATCTCCCAGGCCGACGCCGACGTCGTCGTCCACGAGATCGCCCCATACTGGAAGGGCAAGACCTACCATGAGGCCTTGAACAAAGCGTTCGCCCCCGAGACCCACGCCCTGACCTACAACGACCCCGATGGTCTGCACTCCCGGTACATCGTCAATGAAACCTCCTCCTTCCGCTCCTGCCTCCAGTGGGTGCATGACTACGAAGTCATCCTGAAGCGCGGTTTCGGCGGCATCCGCAAGGAAATGCAGGAAAAGCTCGACGCCCTTGATCCGCTTTCCCCGGTGGACAACGTGGAGAAGAAGCCCTTCATCGAAGCCATCATCCTGGTCTGCGACGCCGTCATCCTGTGGGCCAACCGTCATGCCGCCCTGGCCGAGCAGAAGGCGAGCGAGGAAAAGGACCCGGTCCGCAAGGCCGAGCTGCGGGAAATGGCCCGCATTTGCAGCAAGGTCCCCGAGCATCCGGCCGAGACCTTTTACGAGGCCGTGCAGTCCCAGTGGTTCACCCAGATGTTCTCCCGCCTGGAGCAGAAGACCGGCACCATCGTCTCCAACGGCCGGATGGACCAGTACCTCTACCCCTATTATGAAAAGGACGTCGAGGCGGGCACCATGGACGAGGTCAAGGCCATGGAGCTGATCGAATGCATGTTCGTCAGCATGGCCCAGTTCATCGACCTCTACATCTCCCCCCAAGGCGGCGACTTCAACGAAGGCTACGCCCACTGGGAAGCGGTGACCATCGGTGGCCAGACCAAGGACGGCCTCGACGCCACCAATGAACTGTCCTACCTGTTCCTGCGCTCCAAGCGCGAGTTCCCGCACCACTACCCCGACCTGGCGGCCCGCATCCACGCCCGCGCGCCCCAGCGGTTCCTGGCCGAGATCGCGGAAACCATCAAGGAAGGCTCCGGCTTCCCCAAGCTGATCAACGACGAGGAAGTCATCCCCCTGCACCTGGCCAAGGGCGCCAAGTTCTCGGAGATCTACGACTACGCCATCTCCGGCTGCGCCGAAATCCGCATGCCCAACCGGGATACCTACACGTCCGGCTGCCCCTACATCAACTTCGCGGCCGCCGTGGAAATGGTCCTGTACAACGGCAAGATGCTCAAGTACGGCGACCGGCAACTCGCTCCCGCCACCGGCGACCCCTGCCTGTTCGAGACCTTCGACGACTTCCTGGCCGCCTACACCGTCCAGCACCGAAACCTGCTCAAGCACGGCTTCGCGCAGGAAGTCAGCGTCATCAAGCTGCGCAAGGACCACTTCGCCGCGCCGCTGGCCGACGCCATGCACGCCCTCTGCCGCAAGCACTGCATCGACATCCATCAGCCCGACGTTCCCGAGGGCATCGACCTCGGCTACTTCGAAGTCATCGGCTTCGGCACGGTCGTCGATTCCCTGGCCGCCATCAAGAAGCTCGTCTTCGAGGACAAGAAGCTGACCATGCAGCAGGTCATCGACGCCTGCAAGGCCGACTTCAAGGGCTACGAGGATGTCCAGGCCCTGCTCAAGACGGCCCCCTGCTACGGCAACAACGACCCGTACGCCGATGAGATCGGCAAGTACGTCGACGCCCTAAGCGTCGAATTCGCCGAGAAGTACCAGGACGAGCTGGGCGTGCACCTGGACGTCCGCTACGTGCCCTTCACCTCGCATGTGCCCTTCGGCCGCGTGGTCTCCGCCACCCCGAACGGCCGCGTGGCCTGGTACCCGCTGTCCGACGGCTCCTCCGCCTCCCACGGCGCGGACAAGAACGGCCCCACCGCCATCCTCATGTCCAACTACACCACCAAGAACTTCAATCACCGTGAGCGCGCCGCCCGCCTGGTCAACATCAAATTCACGCCCAAATGCCTGGAGGGCGAGGAAGGCACCCGCAAGCTGGTCGATCTGATCCGGGCCTACTGCGACCTGCGCCTGTGGCACATCCAGTTCAACGTCATCAACGCCGAGACCTTGATCAAGGCGCAGCAGCATCCCGAGCAGTACCGCAACCTGATCGTGCGCATCGCCGGATACTCCGCCTACTTCTGCGACCTGTCCAAGGACCTCCAGGACGACCTGATCGCCAGAACCGCCCACGAAACCATCTAA
- a CDS encoding glycyl-radical enzyme activating protein — MSSISDKKTTGTVFSVQKYSVHDGPGIRTIVFMKGCPLHCAWCSNPESQAFAPQIAYNSNNCIGADKCTHCLNHRADGSITVGDDGKIRMDHDMVGDDFALACVCPGNAIIVYGEEQSVDKVLRRVEEDERFYARSGGGVTLSGGEPFAQPDFALALLREARRRHINTAVETCGQAPWAVVESCLPFVDNFLYDIKSMDDEKHREKTGHTGRSIRENLVKIKEARPGVPIRVRTPVIPGFNDTVGDIEAIIEFVKSLPGEKCEYEALPFHRMGQPKYANLGRTYDYADIVKLDDELVIEIKKLEEQYKNGQ, encoded by the coding sequence ATGAGCTCCATTTCAGACAAGAAGACGACCGGGACCGTATTCAGTGTCCAGAAGTACTCCGTCCATGACGGGCCGGGCATTCGAACCATCGTGTTCATGAAAGGCTGCCCCCTGCACTGCGCATGGTGCTCCAATCCCGAATCGCAGGCGTTCGCCCCCCAGATCGCCTACAACAGCAACAACTGTATCGGCGCAGACAAATGCACCCACTGCCTGAATCACCGCGCCGACGGATCCATCACCGTGGGCGACGACGGCAAAATCCGCATGGACCACGATATGGTGGGGGATGATTTCGCCCTGGCCTGCGTCTGCCCCGGCAACGCCATCATCGTCTACGGCGAGGAACAGAGCGTGGACAAGGTCCTGCGCAGGGTGGAGGAGGACGAACGGTTCTACGCCCGTTCGGGCGGAGGGGTGACCCTGTCCGGCGGCGAACCCTTCGCCCAGCCCGATTTCGCCCTGGCCCTGCTGCGCGAAGCCCGGCGACGTCACATCAACACCGCCGTGGAGACCTGCGGACAGGCCCCCTGGGCAGTCGTCGAGTCCTGCCTGCCGTTCGTGGACAACTTCCTGTACGACATCAAATCCATGGATGACGAGAAACACAGGGAAAAGACCGGCCACACCGGCCGAAGCATCCGGGAGAACCTCGTGAAGATCAAGGAAGCCCGTCCCGGCGTGCCGATCCGGGTCCGGACCCCGGTCATCCCCGGCTTCAACGATACGGTGGGGGACATCGAGGCGATCATCGAGTTCGTGAAGTCCCTGCCCGGCGAGAAATGCGAATACGAAGCCCTGCCCTTCCATCGCATGGGACAACCCAAATACGCCAACCTGGGCAGGACCTACGACTATGCGGACATCGTCAAACTGGACGACGAGTTGGTGATCGAAATCAAAAAATTGGAAGAACAATACAAAAACGGCCAGTAA
- a CDS encoding 4Fe-4S dicluster domain-containing protein, with protein MDRRKFLKLACAGVPALGVLTATDVRAGGGNPRYAMVIDLRRCVGCHSCSVSCSVENRVPVGKFRATVGEFVIEDDGVAPTVAPLPRLCNHCEEPACVPVCPVHATYKDESGLVLVDSDKCLACGFCVQACPYDARYINPVTRTTDKCTFCVHRLQAGLLPACVENCVGGARIFGDLGDPGSLVSRTLEEHRGDVSVLAPEMGTKPNVYYINLNAFLASPVNVGLPMAEGALAGGEHA; from the coding sequence ATGGACAGAAGAAAATTTTTGAAGCTCGCCTGCGCCGGGGTGCCCGCCCTGGGCGTGCTCACGGCGACGGATGTGCGCGCGGGGGGCGGCAACCCCCGGTACGCCATGGTCATCGACCTCAGACGGTGCGTGGGCTGCCATTCCTGCTCGGTTTCCTGTTCCGTGGAAAACCGGGTCCCGGTGGGCAAGTTCCGGGCCACGGTGGGCGAGTTCGTCATCGAGGATGACGGCGTGGCCCCGACCGTCGCGCCGCTGCCCCGCCTGTGCAACCATTGCGAGGAGCCCGCCTGCGTGCCGGTCTGCCCGGTTCACGCCACCTACAAGGATGAGAGCGGCCTGGTCCTGGTGGACAGCGACAAATGCCTGGCCTGCGGCTTCTGCGTCCAGGCCTGCCCTTACGACGCCCGGTACATCAACCCGGTCACGCGCACCACGGACAAGTGCACCTTCTGCGTCCACCGCCTCCAGGCCGGGCTGCTGCCCGCGTGTGTGGAGAATTGCGTGGGCGGGGCGCGCATATTCGGCGACCTGGGCGACCCGGGGAGCCTCGTCAGCCGGACCCTTGAAGAGCACCGGGGCGACGTCAGCGTCCTGGCCCCGGAAATGGGCACCAAGCCCAACGTCTACTACATCAACTTGAACGCCTTCCTGGCGAGCCCGGTCAATGTCGGGCTGCCCATGGCCGAAGGCGCGTTGGCGGGAGGTGAACATGCCTAA
- a CDS encoding TRAP transporter large permease subunit: protein MTTSPTAPNKTGWLAWLDDNAEKPFLCIGLLAIILIITFQTAYRYLIVNFSDTASAAVWTEELSRFIFIWISYLAVPLAIKNRDNIRVNILYDKFNPRWQSIFWVVNDLCFLFLSLYVTCLGVHMIGEGMRYPQMAPAMQIPYYIPYSIIPLGFALISLRLFQDIYREVKTCGMKDLAIAVAVSAVIIAPAYILWYLPDFQAFENFEPSATIVLFSYFLVVIAIGVPIGISLGLASLLTILATGTIDLGYIAQISFTSIDSFPIMAIPFFVAAGIFMGAGGLSTRLLNLADEMLGALPGGMAMASVATCMFFAAISGSGPATVAAIGSLTIPAMIERGYNTYFACAIVAAGGAIGVMIPPSNPFVIYGIASQTSIGDLFLAGIIPGVLTGLVLMGYSYWISKRKGWMGEKKTRTFGTFVKAIWDAKLALMVPVIVLGGIYSGLMTPTEAAAVAAFYGLIVGMFVYKGLNRHNIIPTMLDICATSAIIIILMAMAKVFGQIMTVEEIPAQIASYILGLTNSKIMILLLFNAFLLFIGTFMEALAAIVILVPILLPIATQVGIDPTHFGIIMVVNLAIGFITPPVGVNLFVASGVAKVKLDDISKQIWPILALMIVVLLLVTYIPEISMFVLR, encoded by the coding sequence ATGACCACGTCCCCCACTGCCCCCAACAAAACAGGCTGGCTGGCCTGGCTTGACGACAACGCGGAGAAGCCCTTTCTGTGTATCGGGCTTCTGGCGATCATCCTGATCATCACGTTCCAGACCGCCTATCGGTACCTGATCGTCAACTTTTCGGATACAGCCAGCGCCGCGGTCTGGACCGAGGAACTCTCCCGCTTCATCTTCATCTGGATATCCTATCTGGCCGTGCCTCTGGCCATCAAGAACCGGGACAACATCCGCGTCAACATTCTCTACGACAAATTCAATCCCAGATGGCAGAGCATATTCTGGGTCGTCAACGACCTGTGCTTTCTCTTCCTCAGCCTCTACGTGACCTGCCTGGGCGTGCACATGATCGGCGAGGGCATGCGCTACCCCCAGATGGCCCCGGCCATGCAGATCCCCTATTATATTCCCTACAGCATCATCCCCCTGGGCTTTGCGCTGATCAGCCTGCGCTTGTTCCAGGACATCTACCGTGAAGTGAAAACCTGCGGCATGAAGGACCTGGCCATCGCCGTGGCCGTCAGCGCCGTCATCATCGCTCCGGCTTATATTCTGTGGTACCTGCCGGACTTCCAGGCCTTCGAGAATTTCGAGCCTTCGGCGACCATCGTCCTGTTCAGCTACTTCCTGGTGGTCATCGCCATCGGCGTCCCCATCGGCATCAGCCTGGGCCTGGCCTCGCTGCTGACCATCCTGGCCACCGGCACCATCGACCTCGGCTACATCGCCCAGATCAGCTTCACATCCATTGACAGCTTCCCGATCATGGCCATCCCCTTCTTCGTGGCGGCGGGCATCTTCATGGGCGCGGGCGGCCTGTCCACCCGACTGCTCAACCTGGCCGATGAAATGCTGGGCGCGCTCCCGGGCGGCATGGCCATGGCCTCCGTAGCCACCTGCATGTTCTTCGCCGCCATTTCCGGTTCCGGTCCGGCCACCGTTGCCGCCATCGGCTCCCTGACCATCCCGGCCATGATCGAGCGCGGCTACAACACCTATTTCGCCTGCGCCATCGTGGCTGCGGGCGGCGCCATCGGCGTCATGATTCCCCCGAGCAATCCTTTCGTCATCTACGGCATCGCGTCCCAGACCTCCATCGGCGACCTGTTCCTCGCGGGCATCATCCCCGGCGTGCTCACCGGCCTGGTGCTCATGGGCTACAGCTACTGGATCTCCAAGCGAAAGGGCTGGATGGGCGAGAAGAAGACCCGGACCTTCGGCACCTTCGTCAAGGCCATCTGGGACGCCAAGCTGGCCCTCATGGTCCCGGTCATCGTTCTCGGCGGCATCTACAGCGGCCTGATGACCCCGACGGAGGCCGCCGCCGTGGCCGCCTTCTATGGCCTGATCGTGGGCATGTTCGTCTACAAGGGGTTGAACAGACACAACATCATCCCCACGATGCTGGACATCTGCGCCACTTCGGCCATCATCATCATTCTCATGGCCATGGCCAAGGTCTTCGGCCAGATCATGACCGTGGAGGAAATTCCCGCGCAGATCGCCTCGTACATCCTGGGGCTGACCAACAGCAAGATCATGATCCTGTTGCTCTTCAACGCGTTTTTGCTGTTCATCGGCACGTTCATGGAAGCGTTGGCGGCCATCGTCATCCTGGTCCCCATCCTGCTGCCCATCGCCACACAGGTCGGCATCGACCCGACCCACTTCGGCATCATCATGGTCGTCAACCTGGCCATCGGGTTCATCACCCCGCCGGTGGGCGTGAACCTCTTCGTCGCCTCGGGCGTGGCCAAGGTGAAGCTGGACGACATCAGCAAGCAGATCTGGCCGATCCTCGCCCTGATGATCGTCGTCCTGCTGCTGGTGACCTACATCCCGGAAATATCCATGTTCGTCCTCCGCTGA
- the nrfD gene encoding NrfD/PsrC family molybdoenzyme membrane anchor subunit — MPKVIELVNVPPAITWEILEPLALALITAAACVVLLGGVLVLAGRGAQARRGLFTAGIASVITGLGALALSLGNPFHLYLFMVSPSFSSWTTIGTFLLPIFLGVALLTLYLDSDGDGRARPVAGLAFLLALGVLTYASREIGYLPGRAMWHAKALPLGFVLAGLAGGTGLAALLGAIRRQAVPAWLLPVMSGASFFCAGAGFLLAPPEGFILAEPRAWTALSLIGVAGAVLGLTAVKVRGLTALAGLAAYGAGLGFYIRLIFLGQSIPRNSFTAVDAGAVAHLVSAQSLLILAGSLIFLLGLGMVLGGLFSNVALVRREHSHG, encoded by the coding sequence ATGCCTAAGGTCATCGAACTGGTCAACGTGCCCCCGGCCATCACCTGGGAAATCCTGGAGCCGCTCGCCCTGGCCCTGATTACGGCGGCGGCCTGCGTGGTCCTGCTGGGCGGCGTCCTGGTTCTGGCCGGTCGCGGCGCGCAGGCGCGGCGCGGGCTGTTCACGGCGGGCATCGCCTCGGTCATCACCGGGTTGGGCGCCCTGGCCCTGTCCCTGGGCAATCCGTTCCATCTTTACCTGTTCATGGTTTCGCCGTCCTTCAGTTCCTGGACGACCATCGGCACCTTCCTGTTGCCGATATTCCTCGGTGTGGCCCTGCTGACCCTGTACCTGGACAGCGACGGCGACGGCCGCGCCCGTCCCGTGGCCGGGCTGGCGTTCCTCCTGGCCCTGGGTGTGTTGACCTACGCCTCGCGCGAGATCGGCTATCTGCCGGGCCGGGCCATGTGGCACGCCAAGGCCCTACCACTGGGCTTTGTCCTGGCCGGTCTGGCCGGCGGCACCGGCCTGGCCGCGCTCCTGGGCGCGATCCGGCGGCAGGCCGTGCCCGCCTGGCTGTTGCCGGTCATGAGCGGGGCGTCGTTTTTTTGCGCCGGGGCGGGGTTTTTGCTCGCGCCGCCCGAGGGATTCATTCTGGCCGAGCCCCGGGCCTGGACCGCGCTCTCTCTGATCGGCGTGGCCGGAGCCGTCCTCGGCCTGACCGCCGTCAAGGTGCGCGGGTTGACCGCCCTGGCCGGTCTGGCCGCCTACGGCGCGGGCCTGGGCTTCTACATCCGGCTCATTTTCCTGGGCCAGTCCATTCCCCGCAATTCCTTCACTGCCGTGGATGCAGGCGCGGTGGCCCATCTCGTTTCGGCCCAGTCCCTGCTGATTCTGGCTGGCAGCCTGATTTTCCTGCTCGGCCTGGGTATGGTCCTGGGCGGTCTTTTCAGTAACGTCGCCCTGGTAAGGAGGGAACATTCTCATGGATAG
- a CDS encoding molybdopterin dinucleotide binding domain-containing protein, whose protein sequence is MDRNRRELVKNGLAAAGLGMLGAGALLGTGRAEAAPAALAEDPAKVSPESLAPEYERAPDGSIRLGKGQHVAFNQCWGCTTFCGVRLHIDDATGEVVRVAGNPYNPLSHEKHFPMNMPVREALDRLSADKDMGHAQRSTVCGRGAAMFEAADSPFRITHCLKRAGKRGENKWTRIPFEQLLEEVVEGGDLFGEGPVDGLRAIRNLKDLANPEHPEFGPKSNQLLLTYAVDDGRSDFFFRRFGMKSFGTKNFGKHGAYCGLSFRIGSGMFMDDLAKNAHIKPDWANCEFALFWGTAPSQAGNPFNRSARILASARTDGELHYAVIDPVLRMPASDAARERSRWVPINPGMDSALAMGMIRWIIENERYDRNFLVRPNVAAAGRAGEISISNATYLVARSGADKGRFLRASQLGLSGDEAFVVVDAATGRPASSEASDEGVLEFAGAIRLASGETVEAVTAFRLLKERAMAVELDDMAARCGVPVERMIELAREFTSHGKRAAVDVHGGMMSTSGTNATFTILTLNTLIGNINAKGGISATAGGYHGPAMGGPKYDLGKFPGQVEAKGFPAIRCRAPYQKSTEFKRKKAAGQNPYPARYPWYPLTPPNMPAEHLLSHANGHPFRYKCWINWTGNVIYGHGGLQRAVDASLKDPGSLPLIIGIDTFHNETNAYADYLVPDPCMFEGWGGFSGAWSGVLTKLSTARWPAVEPKQEKTADGRPVCMEQFLIEVAKRMGLPGFGDEAIPVDDGSVAPLNAPEDYYLRLAANIAFFKGQVLPAPSGEDIALSGIGRILPDIERTLRVDEHGPVAAIYSRGGRFAPYSKSYDGPWLGGRWKKTLQIYNEQVGTAINSQTGEPYLGVAAFVPPRLTDGRELREVWTERDYPLLMTSFKSNLINSYAVVLDRLRAIKPVNMVMVNDGDAARLGLVHGDEVEIESPAASARATVVVGDVVAPGVIAVEHGFGHRALGAADVTVDGRVIKANPGAANGFSLNDLVPGDPTRRGASTLQEHETGAAARQGIPVRLKKIA, encoded by the coding sequence ATGGATAGGAATAGACGTGAACTGGTCAAAAACGGCTTGGCCGCAGCCGGGCTGGGCATGCTCGGCGCGGGCGCGCTGCTCGGGACGGGCCGCGCCGAAGCCGCCCCGGCGGCCCTGGCCGAGGACCCGGCCAAGGTTTCCCCAGAATCCCTGGCCCCGGAGTACGAGCGCGCCCCGGACGGCTCCATCCGCCTGGGCAAGGGGCAACACGTCGCCTTCAACCAGTGTTGGGGTTGCACCACCTTCTGTGGCGTGCGGCTGCACATCGACGATGCCACCGGCGAGGTGGTTCGGGTGGCGGGCAATCCGTACAACCCCCTGTCCCACGAGAAACACTTTCCCATGAACATGCCGGTCAGGGAAGCCCTGGACCGGCTGTCCGCCGACAAGGACATGGGCCATGCCCAGCGGTCCACGGTCTGCGGGCGCGGGGCGGCCATGTTCGAAGCCGCCGACAGCCCGTTCCGCATCACCCATTGCCTCAAGCGCGCGGGCAAGCGCGGCGAGAACAAGTGGACGCGCATCCCGTTCGAGCAGCTTCTGGAAGAGGTGGTCGAGGGCGGCGACCTGTTCGGCGAGGGACCGGTGGACGGGTTGCGGGCCATCCGCAACCTCAAGGACCTGGCCAATCCCGAGCACCCGGAGTTCGGCCCCAAGAGCAACCAGTTGCTCCTGACCTATGCCGTGGACGACGGCCGCAGCGACTTCTTCTTCCGCCGCTTCGGCATGAAGTCCTTCGGAACCAAGAACTTCGGCAAGCACGGGGCATACTGCGGCCTGTCCTTCCGCATCGGTTCGGGCATGTTCATGGACGACCTGGCCAAGAACGCGCACATCAAGCCGGACTGGGCAAACTGTGAGTTCGCCTTGTTTTGGGGCACCGCACCATCCCAGGCGGGCAACCCGTTCAATCGTTCGGCTCGCATTTTGGCCTCGGCGCGCACCGACGGCGAGCTGCATTACGCGGTCATCGACCCCGTCCTGCGCATGCCCGCCTCGGATGCGGCCCGCGAGCGCTCTCGGTGGGTGCCCATCAATCCCGGCATGGACTCGGCCCTGGCCATGGGCATGATTCGCTGGATCATCGAAAATGAGCGTTATGACCGGAATTTCCTGGTTCGTCCCAATGTGGCGGCGGCAGGGAGGGCGGGTGAGATCAGCATCTCCAACGCCACCTACCTCGTGGCCCGGTCGGGCGCGGACAAGGGCCGGTTCCTGCGCGCCTCCCAGCTCGGACTGAGTGGCGACGAGGCATTCGTGGTCGTGGACGCGGCCACGGGAAGGCCCGCCTCCTCCGAGGCGAGCGACGAGGGCGTGCTGGAGTTCGCGGGCGCGATCCGGCTGGCTTCGGGCGAGACCGTGGAGGCGGTCACCGCATTCCGGCTCCTCAAGGAGCGGGCCATGGCTGTGGAGCTCGACGACATGGCCGCCCGCTGCGGCGTGCCCGTGGAGCGCATGATCGAACTGGCCCGGGAGTTCACCTCCCACGGCAAGAGGGCGGCCGTGGACGTGCACGGGGGGATGATGTCCACCTCGGGCACCAACGCCACCTTCACGATCCTGACGTTGAACACGCTTATCGGCAACATCAACGCCAAGGGGGGCATCTCGGCCACGGCGGGCGGCTATCACGGCCCGGCCATGGGCGGCCCCAAGTATGACCTGGGCAAGTTTCCCGGCCAGGTCGAGGCCAAGGGTTTCCCGGCCATCCGTTGCCGCGCGCCATACCAGAAGTCCACGGAATTCAAGAGAAAGAAGGCGGCTGGACAGAACCCGTACCCGGCGCGGTACCCCTGGTATCCGCTTACCCCGCCGAACATGCCCGCCGAGCATCTGCTTTCGCATGCGAACGGCCATCCGTTCCGCTACAAGTGCTGGATCAATTGGACCGGCAACGTCATCTACGGCCATGGCGGCCTGCAACGGGCGGTGGACGCATCCCTCAAGGACCCCGGGAGCCTGCCGCTGATCATCGGCATCGACACCTTCCACAACGAGACCAACGCCTATGCCGACTACCTGGTGCCCGACCCGTGCATGTTCGAGGGGTGGGGCGGATTCTCGGGTGCGTGGTCCGGCGTGCTGACCAAGTTGTCCACGGCCCGCTGGCCCGCTGTGGAGCCCAAGCAGGAGAAAACCGCCGACGGGCGTCCGGTGTGCATGGAACAGTTCCTCATCGAGGTGGCCAAGCGCATGGGGTTGCCCGGGTTCGGGGATGAGGCCATCCCGGTGGACGACGGCTCGGTGGCCCCGCTGAACGCGCCCGAGGATTACTACCTGCGCCTGGCGGCCAACATCGCCTTTTTCAAGGGCCAGGTCCTGCCCGCCCCGAGCGGTGAGGACATCGCCCTTTCCGGCATCGGCCGCATCCTGCCCGACATCGAGCGCACCCTGCGCGTGGACGAGCACGGCCCGGTGGCGGCGATTTACAGCCGGGGAGGGCGGTTCGCTCCATACTCCAAGAGCTATGACGGCCCATGGCTCGGCGGGCGGTGGAAGAAGACGCTGCAAATCTACAACGAGCAGGTGGGCACCGCCATCAACTCCCAGACCGGCGAACCGTACCTGGGCGTGGCCGCCTTTGTGCCGCCCCGGCTGACCGACGGGCGCGAGTTGCGCGAGGTCTGGACCGAGCGGGACTATCCCCTGCTGATGACTTCGTTCAAGTCGAACCTGATCAATTCCTATGCCGTGGTCCTGGATCGGCTGCGGGCCATCAAGCCCGTGAACATGGTCATGGTCAACGACGGCGACGCGGCCAGGCTCGGCCTGGTCCATGGCGACGAGGTGGAGATCGAAAGTCCCGCCGCCTCGGCCCGGGCCACGGTGGTGGTCGGCGACGTGGTCGCTCCCGGCGTGATTGCGGTGGAGCACGGCTTCGGCCATCGGGCCCTGGGCGCGGCGGACGTCACCGTGGACGGCCGGGTCATCAAGGCCAACCCCGGCGCGGCCAACGGCTTCAGCCTCAACGACCTGGTCCCGGGCGATCCCACCCGCCGGGGCGCTTCCACCCTCCAGGAACACGAAACCGGCGCGGCCGCCCGCCAGGGCATTCCCGTGCGCCTCAAGAAGATCGCCTGA
- a CDS encoding response regulator transcription factor, giving the protein MHKTTLLIADDHRVVIAGIRSLLASKPDIEIVGEATNGAEAVELSRELAPDIVIMDISMPEMDGVEATGLIRKASPDTRIIIYTMHSDQRFILELFKAGISGHVLKEGPPADLCAAVEAVMAGKTYFTTIDPAALLLKLAPERPGREALFEHLSPRELEVFKLLADGLSVKEAAVRLHISPKTVETHKYNLMEKLDVGTIPDLTKLAIRHGLISV; this is encoded by the coding sequence ATGCATAAGACCACCCTGCTCATCGCCGACGATCACCGGGTCGTCATCGCGGGCATCCGCAGCCTGCTCGCCTCGAAGCCGGACATCGAGATCGTGGGCGAGGCCACCAACGGGGCCGAGGCCGTGGAATTGTCCCGCGAACTCGCGCCGGACATCGTCATCATGGATATCTCCATGCCGGAGATGGACGGGGTGGAGGCCACCGGGCTGATCCGCAAGGCCTCGCCGGACACGCGGATCATTATCTACACCATGCATTCGGACCAGCGGTTCATTCTGGAACTGTTCAAGGCGGGCATCTCGGGACATGTGCTCAAGGAGGGCCCGCCCGCCGACCTGTGCGCCGCGGTGGAGGCGGTCATGGCCGGGAAGACCTACTTCACGACCATCGACCCGGCCGCGCTGCTGCTCAAGCTCGCTCCGGAACGGCCGGGCCGGGAAGCCCTGTTCGAACACCTCAGTCCGCGCGAGCTGGAAGTCTTCAAGCTCCTGGCCGACGGTCTGTCGGTCAAGGAGGCGGCGGTCCGGCTGCACATCAGCCCCAAGACCGTGGAGACCCACAAGTACAACCTCATGGAAAAGCTCGACGTGGGGACCATCCCGGACCTGACCAAACTGGCCATCCGCCACGGGCTCATCTCCGTCTGA